The genomic region CGAGGGCGCGCAGCGCCGCGCGGTCGCCGATCAGCGACGCGATGCCGCGATTGGTCGCCGCGAGGACACGGCGCACCACCGGGTACGCCTCGGGGTGCACGCTCGAGGCGTCGAGTGGATCGTCGCCGCCGCGGATGCGCAGAAAGCCGGCGCACTGCTCGAACGCCTTCGGGCCAAGCCGGGAGACCTTCCTGAGCGCGGTGCGCGAGCGGAACGGGCCGCTGGCGCCGCGGTGGGCCACGATGTTCTCGGCCAGGCCCTCACCGATGCCGGACACGTGCCGCAGCAGCGGCGCCGAGGCGGTGTTGACGTCGACGCCGACGGCGTTCACGCAGTCCTCCACCACCGCGTCGAGGGAGCGCGACAGCCTGCCCTCGGCGAGGTCGTGCTGGTACTGACCGACGCCGATCGACCGGGGATCGATCTTGACCAGCTCCGCCAGCGGATCCTGCAGCCGGCGGGCGATCGACACCGCCCCGCGCAACGACACGTCGAGCTCGGGGAGCTCCTGCGAGGCGTACGCCGACGCGGAGTACACCGACGCGCCCGCCTCCGACACCACGATCCGGGTGAGCCGCAGCTCCGGATGCAGCCTGATCACGTCGGCCGCGAGCCGGTCGGTCTCACGCGACGCGGTGCCGTTGCCGATGGCGATCAGCTCGACGCGGTGGAGGCGCGCGAGCCGGACGAGCACGGCGACCGCCTCGTCCCACCGCCGCCGGGGCTCGTGCGGATGGATGGTCTCGGTCGCCACCACCCCGCCGGTGGCGTCGACCACCGCGACCTTCACACCGGTGCGGAACCCGGGATCGAGACCCATGGTCGGCCGGCTGCCGGCGGGCGCGGCCAGCAACAGGTCGCGGAGGTTGGCGGCGAACACCCGCACCGCCTCGTCCTCCGCCGCCTCCCGGAGGCGCTGGCGCAGGTCGTTGCCGAGGTGGACGAGGATGCGGGAGCGCCAGGCCAGGTGCACCGTGTCCAGCAGCCAGCGGTCGGCGGGCCGGCCCCGATCGGAGATCCCGAAGCGCTGCGCCACCTGCACCTCGTAGCCGCTCGGCCGCCCCGGTGGCGGCGCCGGCGTCCGCAGCCCCTCCGGCTCGAGGCTCAGCTCGAGGACCTCCTCCTTCTCGCCCCGGAACATCGCCAGGACCCGGTGCGAGGGCAGGGAGGTGAAGGGCTCGCCGAAGTCGAAGTAGTCGGCGAACTTGGCGCCCACCTCCCGCTTCCCGGCCCGCACCCGCGACACCAGGCGGCCCCGGGACCACATCTGCTCGCGCAGCGGCCCGATCAGGTCGGCGTCCTCGGCGAAGCGCTCGACCAGGATCGAGCGGGCGCCCTCGAGGGCGGCGGCGGCGTCGGCCACGCCCTTCCCGGGGTCGACGAACGCCGCCGCCGCCAGGTCGGGACGCCGCACCGGATCGGCGAGCAGCCGGTCGGCGAGCGGCTCGAGCCCCGCCTCCCGGGCGATCTGCGCCCTGGTGCGGCGCTTCGGCTTGAAGGGCAGGTAGATGTCCTCGAGCCGGGCCTTCGACTCCGCCGCCTGGATCCGAGCCTCCAGGGCCGGGTCGAGCCTGCCCTGGGCACGGATCGACTCGAGGACCGCGCTGCGTCGCTCCTCCAGGTCGCGCAGGTAGCGCACCCGGTCCTCGAGCGTCCGCAGCTGGGCGTCGTCGAGGGTCCCGGTCGCCTCCTTCCGGTAGCGGGCGATGAACGGGACCGTGGCCCCTCCGTCGATCAGCTCGACGGCGGCGGCGACCTGCCGCTCGCGCACGCCGAGCTCCTCGGCGATCCTCCGGTGGAGCGAGGTCGTGGCGGCCATCACGCGCATGCTGCTCCACCGGCGAGCGCCGATGTGCGGGAGGATGGGTTGACACCGCCGGGACCCGACATCGTGGAGGGAGGAGGCATCGAGGACGCAGGCACTCAGGACGAATGAGCGTCATCTTTCACGGCGAGCAGTTCGCGGGCTACCGGATCATCGAGCTGATCGGCTGGAGCGGGCTGGCCACCGTCTATCACGCCCACGACCCCGTCCACGGTCGCGCCGTGGCCCTCAAGATCCTCGATCGGCGCCCGGACGAGCTCTCCTGGCAGAGACTCGTCCGCGAGTCGGCGACCGCCGCCGGCCTCCACCACCCCCACATCGTCCCCGTCCACGAGACCGGTGAGGCGGAGGGCCGCCGCTTCATCGCGATGCGGTACGTGCCCGGCGGCGACCTCGAAGCCCTGCTCGCCGGCGGCCGGCAGCTCGATACCGACCGGGTCGTGGCCCTGCTGACCGAGGTGGCCGGCGCCCTCGACGCCGCCCACACCCGCGGCCTGGTCCACGGCGACGTCAGGCCCGCCAACATCCTCGTCGAGACCGCCGGCGGCACCGAGCACGCCCAGCTCGCCGGCTTCGGTGGCGTCTGGATCCAGGACGCGGGGGCGACCTCGACCGAGTACCTGGCCCCCGAGCAGATCGGCGGCGGCGCCGTCGACGCCCGCACCGACGTGTACGCGCTCGGCGCCGTCCTGCACCGCTGCCTCGCCGCCCCGGCTCCGTTCTCGGCCGGCCTCGACGAGGTGGTCGGGCGTGCCCTGGCCCCGCGGACCGAGGACCGCTATCCCACCGCCGGCGCCCTCCTCGCCGCCGTGGGCCAGGCGCTCGGCGACCCCGCCTACCGCGACACCGTGGCCACGACCCTCCGGGAGGCGGCGGCTCACCCGCGCCGGCCGCGGCCACGGACGCCCCTGCTGGTGGCCGCGCTCGCCGCCATCGTCCTGGGCGCCGCGGGGGGTCTCGCCCTCAGCCTCCACGGCCACGACGCCACCGTTCCCGCGGCGGCCGGCACCCCGGGGGTGGCCGCCGTCGCCCCCGCGCCGTCCCCGGCGCCCTCCACCCTGCCTGGGTCCACCGCCACGGCCGTCCCGACCCCCTCCCCCAGCCCCGACGCCACCGCGGCCGGCCCGCCGGCCGGCCCGGCACCGGCTCCGCCCCAGGTCCCCGTCGCCGCGGTGAGCACGGCCGCCGCGAGTGGCGGCCTCTTCCGCGAGACCGTGAGCAACACCGGCCAGACCGTGGTCGTCGCCGGCGCGAGCAGCCTCTCCAGCACCGCCGCGTTCACGATCGTCAGCGACGGCTGCGCCGGCGCCCACCTCCCGCCCGGCGCCGGCTGCGTGATCACGGTTCGCTTCCAGCCGCACGGCCCCGGCGACTACACCACCGTCCTCAGCGTCCCGATCACCGGCGCCCAGCCGGTCACGTTCACCCTGCGCGGGCACCGGGCGTGAACCCCTGGGGCACCGAACATCCGTCCGTCGAGCTTCACCCGTCTGCAACTCCACACGCTCGGACAGCAGCGGCAACAACTGGACGGCGTTGTGGTACAGGCTGTGAATATGCCTTTCCCACAAGGGTTTTCTCGGTGCCGTAGCCGTCACCTGCGTCATTTACTGAGAGCTGAACTTGCCGTCGGGACGGCACCCGGGGTACGCTACCCGTCCGCTCGCTGGAACCTGGGGGGCAGGGACCGAGGCTGGCGAGTCTGAAAGGGGTTCGTCCATGAGGAGGACGAGCGGGGAGGGCAGCGACCGCGCACCGGTCGGGATCGAGGCCGGAGCCAGTGCCGGCCGGGGCATCCTCGGCGGGTGGGGCGGCCGGCTGACCATCTGCGCGTTCATGGTGAGCGCCGGCCTGGTGGCCGGGGTGACGCTGCACAGCTGGCAGCCGGAGTTCGCCCGCTCGCCCTACTACAGCCTGCCCTACAGTGCCGCGACCGCCCCTCCCGCCGGCGACTCCCGGCCGCTGCCCGACGCCGTGCCCGTGCCGCTCGCCCAGCCGCAGCCGCCCCCGGCACCGGCGCCCCCTCCGCCCACCGCCTCCGATTCCTCGCCGCCGGTGACCGGAAGCGTCGATCGCGGCGGCAGCGCCCATCGCGCCGGGCAGCCGGTGCAGCCGATGAACCGGCCGGCGCAGATCCTCGGGCTCACCCCCGGGTCGGTGGCCTTCGACCCCCAGCCGGTGGGCAGCTCGGCGGCGGCGCGCACCGTGACCGTGGCCAGCACCGGCAGCGCGCCGCTGCGGGTCAGGGGCGTGTCCCTCGCGGGCGGCAACGCCAGCGCCTTCGTGGTGGTCGCCGACAAGTGCTCGGGGGTCACCCTGGCGCCCGGCGCCTCGTGCCCGGTGTCGGTCAGCTTCGCCCCCGACGCCGACGGCAGCCGCAGCGCCACCCTGACCATCGACGGCGACGGCGCCGGCCCGGCCAGCAGCGCCCTGACCGGGGTGGCGACCGACGCCCCGATCACCGCCACCGGGCTGCCCGTCGACTGCGGGCAGACCACGGCCACCCGCTGTGCGGTGAACGCGATGTACCAGCAGCTGCTCGGCCGCCCCGTGGACGACCCGGCGCTGCAGGGCTACGCCGGCCAGCTCGACGCCGGGCAGACCACCCGGCAGAACGTGGCCGTGGCCGTCCAGAACAGCGACGAGTGGCGCACCCGCACCATCACCCTGCTCTTCAAGGCGCTGCTGGGACGGGCCCCCGACCCCGGCAGCCTCGGCTACTTCGTGCCCCAGCTGCGCTCCAACACCCTCGAGCAGGTCACCGCCAACATCGCCGCCTCGCAGGAGTACTACGCCCGCGCCGGCGGCAGCAACGACGGGTTCGTCTCCGCCCTCTACCACGACCTCCTGCACCACGCCGCCGATCCCACCGGGAAGGCCGGATGGATGGACCAGCTCAACCGCGGCGCCACCCGGGCCTCGGTGGCGGGGAGCATCCGCCGCTCCGCCGAGGCGCAGGGACTGGTCGTGCAGGCCGCCACCAAGCTGCTGCTCGGCCGCGCCGCGACCGGGCCCGAGCAGACCAACCTGGCCAACGCCATGGTCAACGGGCTCAGCTTCCAGGCGATGCAGGGCTCGCTGATCCAGACCGACGAGTACCTCGCGCAGGTGGCCCCGCTGGCGCTGACCG from Candidatus Dormiibacterota bacterium harbors:
- a CDS encoding DUF4214 domain-containing protein; its protein translation is MRRTSGEGSDRAPVGIEAGASAGRGILGGWGGRLTICAFMVSAGLVAGVTLHSWQPEFARSPYYSLPYSAATAPPAGDSRPLPDAVPVPLAQPQPPPAPAPPPPTASDSSPPVTGSVDRGGSAHRAGQPVQPMNRPAQILGLTPGSVAFDPQPVGSSAAARTVTVASTGSAPLRVRGVSLAGGNASAFVVVADKCSGVTLAPGASCPVSVSFAPDADGSRSATLTIDGDGAGPASSALTGVATDAPITATGLPVDCGQTTATRCAVNAMYQQLLGRPVDDPALQGYAGQLDAGQTTRQNVAVAVQNSDEWRTRTITLLFKALLGRAPDPGSLGYFVPQLRSNTLEQVTANIAASQEYYARAGGSNDGFVSALYHDLLHHAADPTGKAGWMDQLNRGATRASVAGSIRRSAEAQGLVVQAATKLLLGRAATGPEQTNLANAMVNGLSFQAMQGSLIQTDEYLAQVAPLALTDVAVASFIDGDPKGTASQFTVTVDWGDGSQPSAAVVKKGKSGFTVTGSHTYAAHRSWTVTVHIADSGGSQAQTTSTVVV
- a CDS encoding Tex family protein — encoded protein: MAATTSLHRRIAEELGVRERQVAAAVELIDGGATVPFIARYRKEATGTLDDAQLRTLEDRVRYLRDLEERRSAVLESIRAQGRLDPALEARIQAAESKARLEDIYLPFKPKRRTRAQIAREAGLEPLADRLLADPVRRPDLAAAAFVDPGKGVADAAAALEGARSILVERFAEDADLIGPLREQMWSRGRLVSRVRAGKREVGAKFADYFDFGEPFTSLPSHRVLAMFRGEKEEVLELSLEPEGLRTPAPPPGRPSGYEVQVAQRFGISDRGRPADRWLLDTVHLAWRSRILVHLGNDLRQRLREAAEDEAVRVFAANLRDLLLAAPAGSRPTMGLDPGFRTGVKVAVVDATGGVVATETIHPHEPRRRWDEAVAVLVRLARLHRVELIAIGNGTASRETDRLAADVIRLHPELRLTRIVVSEAGASVYSASAYASQELPELDVSLRGAVSIARRLQDPLAELVKIDPRSIGVGQYQHDLAEGRLSRSLDAVVEDCVNAVGVDVNTASAPLLRHVSGIGEGLAENIVAHRGASGPFRSRTALRKVSRLGPKAFEQCAGFLRIRGGDDPLDASSVHPEAYPVVRRVLAATNRGIASLIGDRAALRALDPKDFVDATFGLPTVTDILEELEKPGRDPRPGFVTATFREGVDRLEDLDAGMLLEGVVTNVAAFGAFVDVGVHQDGLVHISAMSRTFVRDPRAVVKSGDVVTVRVVDVDVPRKRISLSLLLEESTDGRPGPAG
- a CDS encoding serine/threonine-protein kinase, whose amino-acid sequence is MSVIFHGEQFAGYRIIELIGWSGLATVYHAHDPVHGRAVALKILDRRPDELSWQRLVRESATAAGLHHPHIVPVHETGEAEGRRFIAMRYVPGGDLEALLAGGRQLDTDRVVALLTEVAGALDAAHTRGLVHGDVRPANILVETAGGTEHAQLAGFGGVWIQDAGATSTEYLAPEQIGGGAVDARTDVYALGAVLHRCLAAPAPFSAGLDEVVGRALAPRTEDRYPTAGALLAAVGQALGDPAYRDTVATTLREAAAHPRRPRPRTPLLVAALAAIVLGAAGGLALSLHGHDATVPAAAGTPGVAAVAPAPSPAPSTLPGSTATAVPTPSPSPDATAAGPPAGPAPAPPQVPVAAVSTAAASGGLFRETVSNTGQTVVVAGASSLSSTAAFTIVSDGCAGAHLPPGAGCVITVRFQPHGPGDYTTVLSVPITGAQPVTFTLRGHRA